Proteins encoded together in one Camelina sativa cultivar DH55 chromosome 9, Cs, whole genome shotgun sequence window:
- the LOC104713187 gene encoding bZIP transcription factor 44-like, whose translation MNNKTEMASSTSGNSSSTISITGLQNSGSESDLRGQQQDLIDERKRKRKQSNRESARRSRMRKQKYLDDLTVQVTHLRKENAQLVAGIAVTTQHYVTIEAENDILRAQLLELNHRLQSLNEIVDFVEASSSSSGFGMETGQGLNDVGGGGFYDGVMNHMNLGFYNQSIMASASTAGDVFNCC comes from the coding sequence ATGAATAATAAAACTGAAATGGCGTCGTCGACTAGTGGAAATAGCTCGTCGACGATATCAATAACCGGTTTACAAAACTCCGGTTCAGAGTCTGATCTCCGCGGGCAACAACAAGATCTGATCGACGAGAGGAAGCGGAAGAGGAAGCAGTCGAACAGAGAGTCAGCTAGGAGGTCGAGGATGAGGAAGCAGAAGTATTTGGACGATCTCACTGTTCAGGTGACTCATCTACGTAAAGAAAACGCTCAGCTCGTCGCCGGGATCGCCGTCACGACGCAACACTACGTCACTATCGAAGCGGAGAACGACATTCTCAGAGCTCAGCTTCTCGAGCTCAACCACCGTCTCCAGTCCCTTAACGAGATCGTGGACTTCGTCGAAGCATCGTCTTCGTCTTCAGGGTTCGGTATGGAGACCGGTCAGGGATTAAACGACGTCGGTGGTGGTGGATTTTACGATGGAGTGATGAATCAtatgaatttagggttttataatcaatcaatcatggCTTCTGCTTCTACTGCTGGTGATGTTTTCAACTGTTGCTAA
- the LOC104713189 gene encoding uncharacterized protein LOC104713189 has product MGSVCCVAVKDRKVPPSSSGGGGPATSASVVHRNSACSPQWSFRRDNRRRVADEIEGSPYYSSFVGSRGISMDKMSLGSERGTLSEEGGTPPDGHLGTPASQKSATPDLSTNSMVPPSSGSSLASSDLIEVKNLIDSPGVVPSAQPKPLFSTPSLPNPVGDLSSAHSRLLPPKSTPSRRARRSPGHQLFRQVSDSQILGLKSPNNNYSVSEGRSSFVLSTCSNDFATGSQYASSEGGWSMNTFSELVAYSQRERWSFDSEHLGSGRRKLSGGSSRFSFSPSVVDQQTCGACSKLLTERSSIANFELPIAAVLACGHVYHAECLETMTTEIEKYDPACPICTIGEKRVAKITRKALKAEAEAKAKQYKRCKNRVVDSYGESECDEFVFEKMGKREGKALKLEPSCSSKSSSNKSFLKWHFASISSKWSKPSSKDSALKKGFWSRHRNNRSSPSIEGLNQTSQL; this is encoded by the exons ATGGGTTCAGTTTGTTGTGTAGCTGTGAAAGACAGAAAGGTTCCACCTAgtagtagtggtggtggtggaccTGCGACTAGTGCATCTGTTGTTCATCGTAACTCAGCGTGTTCGCCACAGTGGAGTTTCCGGCGTGACAATAGGAGACGAGTTGCTGATGAGATTGAGGGTTCTCCTTATTACAGTTCTTTTGTTGGGAGTAGAGGTATTAGTATGGATAAGATGTCTTTAGGATCTGAAAGAGGTACTCTTTCTGAGGAGGGAGGTACACCTCCTGATGGACATTTAGGCACTCCTGCTTCTCAGAAATCAGCTACTCCTGATTTGAGTACTAATTCTATGGTTCCACCTTCTTCAG GTTCATCATTGGCAAGCAGTGATCTCATTGAG GTGAAGAATTTAATTGACTCACCTGGAGTTGTCCCGTCAGCTCAACCGAAACCTTTGTTCTCTACACCTTCTCTTCCCAATCCAGTCGGTGATCTTTCATCAGCTCACTCTCGTTTGCTTCCTCCTAAATCCACACCATCAAGACGGGCTAGGCGTTCACCTGGGCACCAGTTGTTTAGGCAGGTTTCTGATAGTCAAATTTTAGGATTGAAATCCCCAAATAACAATTACTCAGTCTCAGAAGGAAGGTCATCGTTTGTGCTTTCGACCTGTAGCAATGACTTCGCCACCGGATCCCAGTACGCTTCCTCTGAAGGTGGCTGGTCTATGAACACTTTTTCTGAGCTCGTGGCGTATTCTCAAAGGGAGAGATGGTCTTTTGATAGCGAACACTTAGGCTCTGGCAGACGGAAACTAAGTGGTGGTAGCAGCAGATTCTCCTTCTCCCCTTCCGTTGTTGATCAACAGACTTGTGGTGCTTGCTCAAAGTTACTAACGGAGAGGTCTTCTATTGCCAATTTCGAGCTCCCAATTGCTGCTGTTCTTGCTTGCGGCCATGTTTACCATGCAGAGTGCTTAGAGACCATGACTACCGAAATAGAGAAGTACGATCCTGCCTGTCCCATATGCACGATTGGGGAGAAACGGGTTGCGAAAATAACGAGGAAAGCTCTAAAAGCGGAGGCGGAAGCGAAGGCAAAGCAGTACAAAAGATGTAAAAACCGTGTGGTAGATAGTTACGGTGAGAGTGAATGTGATGAGTTTGTGTTCGAGAAAATGGGGAAACGAGAAGGCAAAGCTCTCAAGCTGGAACCTAGTTGCAGTAGCAAGAGCTCGTCTAATAAGTCATTCTTGAAATGGCACTTCGCTTCTATCAGCTCCAAGTGGAGTAAACCCTCGTCCAAAGACTCTGCATTGAAGAAGGGGTTTTGGTCTAGACATCGTAATAACCGTTCTTCACCAAGCATAGAG GGACTTAACCAGACATCTCAGCTATGA
- the LOC104713190 gene encoding BEL1-like homeodomain protein 3: MAVYYPNSVGMQSMYHESIYLNEQQQQQQQQATSSSAASFSEIVSGDVRHNNEMVFIPPTTSDVAVNGNVTVSSNDLSFHGGGLSLSLGNQIQSAVSVSPFQYHYQNLSNQLNYNNASTMSPDENGKSLSGHHHHHHHHQQQQHHSDQMIPSSGYNNNNNGVGFYNNYRYETSGFVSSVLRSRYLKPTQQLLDEVVSVRKELKLGNKKMKNNDKGQDFQNGSSDNNITEDEKPQQSQELSPSERQELQNKKSKLLTMVDEVDKRYNQYHHQMEALASSFEMVTGLGAAKPYTSVALNRISRHFRCLRDAIKEQIQVIRGKLGERETSDEQGERIPRLRYLDQRLRQQRALHQQLGMVRPAWRPQRGLPENSVSILRAWLFEHFLHPYPKESEKIMLSKQTGLSKNQVANWFINARVRLWKPMIEEMYKEEFGDSELETNSNQDNNKTQETSQLKHEESSSQQHNQGNINNNNIAYTSHGEENLVFADPKPDRATTGEYDSLMNYHGFGIDDYNRYVGLGNQQDARFSNPHQLHDFVV, translated from the exons atGGCTGTGTATTATCCAAACAGTGTCGGCATGCAATCTATGTATCATGAATCCATTTACCTCaacgaacaacaacaacagcaacaacaacaagctaCTTCTTCCTCTGCTGCATCTTTCTCCGAGATTGTCTCCGGAGATGTTCGACATAACAACGAGATGGTGTTTATCCCACCAACAACAAGCGACGTTGCCGTCAACGGGAACGTTACTGTGTCAAGTAACGATCTGAGTTTTCACGGTGGTGGTCTTTCTTTAAGCCTTGGTAATCAGATCCAGTCAgctgtctctgtctctccctTTCAATACCATTACCAGAATCTTTCGAACCAACTGAACTACAATAATGCTTCTACTATGTCGCCGGATgagaatgggaagagcttgagtggtcatcatcatcatcatcatcatcatcaacaacaacagcatcaCTCTGACCAAATGATACCTTCCTCTggttacaacaacaacaacaatggtgtTGGATTCTACAACAATTACCGTTACGAGACATCAGGGTTTGTGAGTAGTGTTCTGAGATCTCGTTACCTTAAACCCACTCAGCAGTTGCTTGATGAAGTTGTTAGTGTCAGGAAAGAATTGAAATTGGGgaataagaagatgaagaacaacgATAAAGGTCAAGACTTTCAAAATGGGTCGAGTGATAACAACATTACAGAAGATGAGAAACCGCAACAGTCGCAGGAGTTATCTCCTTCAGAACGTCAGGAGTTACAGAACAAGAAGAGCAAGCTCTTAACAATGGTGGATGAG GTAGATAAAAGGTATAACCAATACCACCATCAAATGGAAGCTTTAGCTTCGTCTTTCGAGATGGTAACAGGTCTTGGAGCAGCTAAGCCTTACACATCCGTCGCTCTGAATAGAATCTCTCGTCATTTCCGTTGCTTGCGGGACGCGATAAAAGAGCAGATTCAGGTAATCAGAGGGAAGCTTGGTGAGAGAGAGACTTCTGATGAACAAGGTGAGAGGATACCACGTCTTAGGTATTTAGATCAACGGTTGAGACAACAAAGAGCTTTACATCAACAGCTTGGAATGGTTAGACCAGCTTGGAGACCTCAAAGAGGCTTACCTGAAAACTCTGTCTCTATACTCCGCGCTTGGCTCTTTGAGCATTTCCTTCACCC ATATCCTAAGGAATCAGAGAAAATCATGCTTTCAAAGCAAACAGGACTATCGAAAAACCAG GTTGCAAACTGGTTTATTAACGCGAGAGTTCGACTATGGAAACCGATGATCGAAGAGATGTATAAAGAAGAGTTTGGAGATTCAGAGTTAGAGACTAACTCTAatcaagacaacaacaaaacgcAAGAAACTTCTCAGCTCAAACACGAAGAGTCTTCTTCACAACAACACAATCAGggaaacatcaacaacaacaacatcgcATATACATCTCATGGAGAAGAGAATCTCGTGTTTGCAGATCCGAAACCAGACCGTGCTACCACTGGAGAGTACGACAGCTTGATGAACTATCATGGGTTTGGTATTGATGATTACAATCGCTACGTTGGCCTTGGAAACCAGCAAGATGCCAGATTCTCTAATCCCCATCAATTGCACGACTTTGTTGTCTGA